The sequence below is a genomic window from Xylanivirga thermophila.
CACAGGTATTCCTTGATCCTTTAAATCCAGTATGTGATCGTCTGCCTTGCCAGCGGTAGCAAATATAAATCCATCTACCCATCTTTTTTTGAGCTTTTCTATATATTCTATTTCTACATTCAGCTGTTCATCTGTATTGCATAAAACAACGGTATATCCATGTTCCCTTGCAATATCCTCCACGCCCCTTGCTACTGCCGGAAATACAGGGTTTCTTATATTTGGCATTATAAGACCGATGGTATTGGTTTTCCCTTCCTTTAGGCTTTTGGCCAAAGGGTTTGGCTCATAATTTAATGCCTTTACAGCTGCAAATACCTTCTGTTTGGTGGCCTCATCTACGGGCACCTTGCCACTAAGTGCCCGAGATACGGTGCTAGCTGATACTCCCGCCATTTTGGCCACATCTTTTATTGTGCTCATATATGCTCCTTTACCTCATTCCCCTGCAGGCTTTTCTTACCTTCACTGACCTTTTTATATATAGGGGCATATACTTTAGCATCTTTTATAACACATCCTGTAGTACCATCATAGCGCATTATCTCAGTACATTTGCTACATGATATACAGCATTTTTTCCTATCCATCTCACCTTTTTCTATTATATCTCGAGCAAAGTTAGGATAAGCAAATGCCTGGCGTCCAAACCCTGCCATTTTAAACCATCCATCTTCTATTCCACCAGCAGCCACATATGGTGCTAGATCCCTTAGCCAACTGTACCCTGTGGATATAATGGGCATATCAGGCACTGCAGTTTGAACATCCTTTATTATATTTAAAAATCTGTCTATACCGTCTAATGGATGCTCTGGAGGTACATATGGTCCCATATCGTATGGACGACCTACATGGGGGTTATAGTATGGATTGCCTATTGTAATATTTATAAGTCTTACACCCCTGTCCTTAAGCATGCCTATAAGGCGTATGGGCTCCGTCAAATCAGGTTTATGGAAATCTTCTTTATCAACGCCCCAACCATATGGATATGGAATAGCATCATATGCGTTTAACCTAACGGTGATATCTATGCCATCTCCTAACCTGTCTTTTATCTTATCTACTATATTCAATAAAAATCGTGTTCTATTTTCAAAGCTTCCACCAT
It includes:
- a CDS encoding oxidoreductase; this translates as MEHASFRYKNLDELKQDIKDRGLNIPISYDLDLLRKSLPIGEKIAPNRLAIHPMEGCDGTADGKPSELTLRRYDRFARGGAGLLWVEASAVQFDGRANPRQLYISRENKADFEKLVDTINRRAKEEFGSDFKPYTVLQMTHSGRYSRPYDKPAPIIATKNPYLDKFLSPNYRIITDGELEKLEDKFVEGAILAKEIGFDGVDIKSCHRYLSSELLSSHTREGKYGGSFENRTRFLLNIVDKIKDRLGDGIDITVRLNAYDAIPYPYGWGVDKEDFHKPDLTEPIRLIGMLKDRGVRLINITIGNPYYNPHVGRPYDMGPYVPPEHPLDGIDRFLNIIKDVQTAVPDMPIISTGYSWLRDLAPYVAAGGIEDGWFKMAGFGRQAFAYPNFARDIIEKGEMDRKKCCISCSKCTEIMRYDGTTGCVIKDAKVYAPIYKKVSEGKKSLQGNEVKEHI